CAAAGCACCCTGCAGGCAAAACCCCCACAAAGCCATCCACATCAATAATCATTTGGGCTTCACTTGTTTCAATCAATTTACATTTTGTAATTGGACATTGAACACAAGGCAGATATACTACAGACAATTGTAAATATTACTAAATTGTAGTTTTCTACATCTCAAGAAGTTATGCACCACTGTTTTGACTGGTTTTACTCTGGTCTGTTTTGGCCATGTATAAATCTATTTGTCACATTCACCCGAATTGGGTAATGAGGAGATTCCCCCGTCCCACAGTTCCATGGTTCCCCAATGACATCCAGGACTTGGATCGCTTTGCCAACCAGATTCTGAGCTACGGATCTGAGCTGGATTCTGATCACCCTGTAAGGATCAACCATTTATTACTCTCTGTTTACTTCCTACACACTGTGTACTGGGTGTCTGCTTTGTATTGTATGTgtgtctgcattgttgggaagggcccgtaagttaacatttcactgttagtccacacctgttgttatacgaagcatgtgacgattacaatttaatttgatttatgtgggtgtgtgtatatgcgtaggtacgtgtgtgtatacatgtgcaCCCACACGTGTGTTTTATGAAAGATTCAAATCGCAATGACAGTCCCCACTCTGTTATCTATTCTAATGGAAACTCTCTAGGGCCCCAAATTGATGTCATTGCTTTAATTGAGCCCCTATAATTATAGGTAATTGCTCCCTTTTGCCAACGCCTATAAAGTGAAATGTATTCCTCATGAGCAGCATACATTCTACAAAGGCCTCATTTGAATATGTGTTTCCAGCCAGGGCTCTCAGCAGAGTGGGAGAGTATGATGCTGTCAAAGAGTCCAAGTAGTCCTAGCTGAGGATttacacactatatacagggCCAGGCAGTGACCATAAATAAGATCTAACATGGATTACTTCGGTCTTTCACTCCAGGGCTTCACAGACCCAGTGTACAGAACCAGGAGGAAGGAGTTTGCCGACATTGCCTACAACTACAGACAGTAACTATCAATCCAGACTAGAACAATTTTTCTCTTGGGTCCCTCTCTTTTACACAACAGCAGAGGTGGAGAGCTTCTAGAACCTACTAGAAGAGATCTATGTCCCTCTCCTCCAGCCTCATTTCATTCCCCGCTTTGCCTTTTACTGAAAATTGCCACAAACAAAAGGGGACAAATTACAGAGGGGACAGTGGTGGATTTGAAGCCTCTAGCTTTGTTCGCATAATTGCGCCCTCACAGGACGCTCACATTTACATGGCAGTGGGACCTTGGCAGAATATTGAAGTGAATCCACtaactgatcccccccccccacccatctaTCCTCCTAGTCCTCCCTCAATAAAtagggactgtgtgtgtctgtgtatataagAACATATTGTACACAGGTGTGTGTTAACAACCGTGTGTCTCTCTGCTTCAGTGGCCAGGTCATTCCCAAGGTGGAGTACACAGCAGAGGAGAAGGCCACATGGAGCACAGTGTTCAATGAGCTGAAGACTCTGTACCCCACGCACGCCTGCCGCGAGCACAACCGTGTGTTCCCCCTGCTGGAGCAGTACTGCGGCTACAGGCAGGACAACATCCCCCAGCTGGAGGACATCTCACGCTACCTGCAGTGTAAAGACAACCGATCTTGCCTAAGTGCCCCACTTCCTCTGCTTCTATCAGCGTCCCACATGCACTGACATggtaccctcccctcctctctgttttAGCGTGCACAGGTTTTCGGCTGCGCCCCGTGGCTGGCCTGCTCTCCTCTCGGGATTTCCTGGCTGGTCTGGCCTTCCGAGTCTTCCACTCTACACAGTACATTCGTCACCAATCCAAGCCCATGTACACACCTGAGCCGTGAGTGTCACCCTCATCATTTTAAGGAGAAAAAACATAAATTACTCGCTCATTCGCCATGGTATGTTTTAGGGACCGTCCGATTTCCGTCATTTCCTACACGTAGAATCGGTTTGTACTCAGTTTGCAAATTACAGCCGCCACCCTGTTAAGTACTTTCGGCCAGCAAATGCCACCGGTGTGTCCATGCCTTTATAGATGTGTCACATCCCACCTTGGGACCAGTTGTACATAGCTGAATATGTTCTACAGTCATTGACTTACATCTCTCCACAGGGATATCTGCCATGAACTCCTGGGCCATGTTCCTCTGTTTGCTGACCCCACCTTTGCCCAATTCTCACAGGTAAAGAACACAAGAGGAGATGAACGTTCTTTATCCACTGCTGGTATCATAACTTAAGAGAACTATCCATTGGTGGCGTGAAAAagggcaccattttaaagatcagCTTCAAACACAGTCATGCTAGTCTTAATGTTGAGGAGGATTGAGGAGAATGCTGTGCAACTGTACTGAATGTGCCAGTCTTTCTCTAATATTGGTTTTGCTCCTGTAGAACGCTTTCATCTGTGTTACAGCACAATACCCTGATGCAAATATAGACAATAGCATGATTTATTTGACGCTGTTCTGAACAGGAAATCGGTCTGGCTTCCCTGGGTGCCCCCGACGAGTACATTGAGAGGCTTGCTACTGTAAGTATGTCAGACGTCTCACAACATCAACTACAGCCGACTCCTGATACCAGGGGAATACAAAACCATTTTGAATATGTGACGAGcccttgtgtgtgtctgtccacagGTCTATTGGTTCACAGTGGAGTTTGGCCTCTGCAAGCAGGGCTCTGAGATCAAGGCCTATGGAGCCGGGCTTCTCTCATCATTTGGAGAGCTGCAGGtatttacattacatttacagCTTCCAAAGTAACTTACAATGATAAATGGATGCTAGAAGCAGCCACAGTGGAACAATTCATTTAGCCATGTGGCTATTTTTACGAGGGTGTCTTTCATGACCTGTTTAATGCCCACGTGCGCAGGCCTCCTTCCTGCAGTTCTAATATAGATATATCCATATGCTGTAGCCCAGTGGGCTGCCAGAGAGCAGCATCGCATTAGTGGAAACAAAGACTGTTCTCAGGGCAGACCTGGTTGTATCTAGATATGTTCGAGTCACGTTGGGGAAAGTTTTAGCATTTtaactaaccctaatcttaacctaaTTTTCCAAACCTGACaggtaaattctcctaacctgttaCGAAAAGTAACTTCTGCTAGTCAAAACCGTCAGACCTGCCCTGATACCAATCTTGGTTTCCACTAATGCGACACAGCTGTCAATCAGTTTGTTAGTGGTCCACCCAGGGCTCAGGCTAAATGTGTCACTGGGGGAAACTGGTGAGGAGTGGGTTAGTGGTTCACTGGAGAAGTAGGGGGCAGAGACAGAATTCATATCTTAAGTCACCAGTTACATCAGACGTTGTCATCAGAGGATGAGCAGTTAGCTGAGACATATCACAGCAGCACTTCCTGTTTACTGCTACCGAGGCTCACGGGGCACAGAATATCATTGAGAAATTGCACACTGCTTGTGGTCCGTGACCTCAAAACACCAAGAGAGGACTTGGATTCTGCTCATTGTAGATTGATTCATGACAGTGGTACATCTCCCATAAGTGGGGATTGTCAAACTCTGGAATAACATTTGACTGTTTTGAATTGGTTTTACAGTACTGTTTGACAGACAAGCCCAAGATTCAACCATTTGACCCTGCAAAGACCAGCCTCCAGAAGTACCCAATCACTGAGTTCCAGCCCATTTACTTTGTTGCAGAGAGCTTTGACGACGCTAAAGAGAGAGTCAGGTAATATTTAACATCTGTACAATATTAAACGTTTATTATGTCATATTCATTCACTGTAATTGCTTCGGAACTCTCTGGATCTTTATATCGTAATATATACGTTTACATTTTCAATTGAAAGTCCTATGTTATGACTCTTTATACAGGAAATTTGCCGACACCATCCCCAGGCCTTTCTCAGTGCGCTACAATGCGTACACCCAAAGCATTGAAGTCTTGGATAACACCCAGCAGCTGAGAAACCTGGCTGACAACATCAGTGGTGTGTGACATTTCTATGGAGTCCTCATAAAACTAACTTCTCAATAACCCCTTATGCAAATACAAACATCAAGTACTATTAGAAATGGATTCAAATGAGCTTTTCTACCAATTGTaatttatatatactgtatgtaatatatgCTATTTAGCATAGACTTTTATCCAAAGTGGCTTACAgtcatacattttacatacgggTGGTCCTGGGAATTAAACCGAGTactctggcattgcaagcaccatgctctaccaactgagctacagaagaCCACACTAGGATTTATTTTTGTCTTGCCTTTTACAAATTTAATTGAATTAAAGACAATATCTGTATGGATGTCCAACTCCTACTGGAATTGAATGTTTCTTAATCTTCTAGACATGAACTACCTAATTTGATCATGTTGCTTTTGTTTTTAGGGGAAATTGGGATCTTGTGCAATGCCCTGCGGAAGATGGAGTAAGGAGATCAACTTCAATCCTGATGTGATTAATGATAGAATCTCAATGTATTTCATTCATCTGGTAGATTTTCATTATAATCTGTGTGCCTGTCCATTATAACATCTACTGCATTCTGCTTCGTCTTTAAATTAATGATTCATAAATACCTACTGCAACCCAGACGCTAGTCATTTTAAGTAGAACATTTTAATTGTAGTAGTCATTATTAGAGTAGCACTCTCTCAATGAATCACACAGAGAGGCATACTACTAGCCAATGAAAATGGCACATCGGAAAATTAGTCAATCATTGAAAATACGAAGTTACATAAAACAATGATTAACTTTAAAATAAGTATTATTTTATCATACATTTTTCAGTATGTTCTATAATTCCAACACCGCCATTACTGTGTTGATAGGTTAACCGATGTAACTTTCTGTAACCAGCTGAGACGGATTACATTGGAGTAGTGCTGTTCCAGGACTATTAGCTCAGGCTTTGACGATGATCTAATTCGTATTTAAGTATTCTATCTATAGTGGTTAAATGGCAAATGGCAAACATAAATCTTTGCATTATGCTATAAATAGCTAGGCCTATATAACACAATAACGAAATACAATGTGTATGTCCAGCATGTTATTAGAGAATGTGTTTGATTATATCCTGAAttctgatgaatccaaatgatTGACTGTTTTTCCATTCTTTACTGTCACATTTGTTTGTATAATATGCATGAACATGTGTTATTATTAACTTGCCAAATAAATGTGTGCTAAAAAATCTTCTTTCAGATCAATTCTCAAaataattattgttattattatatatgTTGTATTATAATTAGGCTGTAATTGGTTGTGAGAACATATTTTGTGTTAGTCTGTCAAAGTGCGTTTCAGCACCTTGGAGAGCATCCCAAGTCAGGGGAAAATAAATGCTTTGCACAATGACCTGTTGCATCTGTTACAAATCAATGGAAATACAAATATATAGCCTAGGATAAATGTAGGTAAAACTCAATATTCATAATCTTATTTTGTAGGCTACAAAACGTTTTATTTCTCAATATATTAGGCCTATACGTGCTTTCATCGGCTATTTTTTATTCCATTAAAAGGTGATTGGCTGTTATGACACCTAAATCTCAGACGTGTGCATTTGCATAACTCATTTCCATAAAGAATTATGTGAGCACTGGGATATAAACCTGTCTCTCTGCTGATGGCACAGATTCAAAAACCGCTGTGCCTCGGCGAGTCTGGGAATAGGCCTATATAGACTATTCGATCAAACAAATCATAGCAACTCTGCAATATTATGTTTAAGACAGTCTACGACAAATCGCCAGAAGTTCAACGAAGACGGAGAGTGTGGTGCAAAACATTCCGTTCGTCGGCAGAGAGCGAAGTCTGATCGAAGATGCCCGGAAAGAGCACGCCAGCTGTTCATCGTCCCCTGACCCATCGCGGGGCGGTGAAAACGTTGTGTTTGAGGAAAAGGAAGGAACCGTGACACTGAACATTCTTTTCGCACTCATCTATGAGAAGAATGCAGGGTTCTTTAAAACTGGCAAAGTCTTTGAGGTAAGGAAAACATGTTCATCATTAGATAGGAGTTGCAGATGGAGCTTCAATAAATCAGGTCTACCGCATCGAATCAAGTTGATAAAATATAAATGTGTTTGCTTAAATATGATATGTATGTCTTTACCATGGATTCAGACGTTTGAATCCAAGCTTCTGCATATTGAGAGACGACCAGGGAGGAAGTCTAAAAACAGTGGCTGTGATGATCTGGAGTTCTTTATGAGGTGTGAAGTGCACATCTCGGACACAGACATCTTCATCAACTCACTCAAGAGAGTCGCCGAC
Above is a genomic segment from Oncorhynchus kisutch isolate 150728-3 linkage group LG19, Okis_V2, whole genome shotgun sequence containing:
- the LOC109896666 gene encoding phenylalanine-4-hydroxylase isoform X1, yielding MDKAYKKMNGDYPTPDNGKERRGSMYLEEETSAKAGVLSCFFSLKEEVGALAKALRLFEEKGINLMHIESRPSRLNNQEFEFFISVDTSYSKSLDEVIDGLRTEISGHVHELSRNKQKDTVPWFPNDIQDLDRFANQILSYGSELDSDHPGFTDPVYRTRRKEFADIAYNYRHGQVIPKVEYTAEEKATWSTVFNELKTLYPTHACREHNRVFPLLEQYCGYRQDNIPQLEDISRYLQSCTGFRLRPVAGLLSSRDFLAGLAFRVFHSTQYIRHQSKPMYTPEPDICHELLGHVPLFADPTFAQFSQEIGLASLGAPDEYIERLATVYWFTVEFGLCKQGSEIKAYGAGLLSSFGELQYCLTDKPKIQPFDPAKTSLQKYPITEFQPIYFVAESFDDAKERVRKFADTIPRPFSVRYNAYTQSIEVLDNTQQLRNLADNISGEIGILCNALRKME
- the LOC109896666 gene encoding phenylalanine-4-hydroxylase isoform X2, with the translated sequence MNEKGINLMHIESRPSRLNNQEFEFFISVDTSYSKSLDEVIDGLRTEISGHVHELSRNKQKDTVPWFPNDIQDLDRFANQILSYGSELDSDHPGFTDPVYRTRRKEFADIAYNYRHGQVIPKVEYTAEEKATWSTVFNELKTLYPTHACREHNRVFPLLEQYCGYRQDNIPQLEDISRYLQSCTGFRLRPVAGLLSSRDFLAGLAFRVFHSTQYIRHQSKPMYTPEPDICHELLGHVPLFADPTFAQFSQEIGLASLGAPDEYIERLATVYWFTVEFGLCKQGSEIKAYGAGLLSSFGELQYCLTDKPKIQPFDPAKTSLQKYPITEFQPIYFVAESFDDAKERVRKFADTIPRPFSVRYNAYTQSIEVLDNTQQLRNLADNISGEIGILCNALRKME
- the LOC109896666 gene encoding phenylalanine-4-hydroxylase isoform X3 — its product is MHIESRPSRLNNQEFEFFISVDTSYSKSLDEVIDGLRTEISGHVHELSRNKQKDTVPWFPNDIQDLDRFANQILSYGSELDSDHPGFTDPVYRTRRKEFADIAYNYRHGQVIPKVEYTAEEKATWSTVFNELKTLYPTHACREHNRVFPLLEQYCGYRQDNIPQLEDISRYLQSCTGFRLRPVAGLLSSRDFLAGLAFRVFHSTQYIRHQSKPMYTPEPDICHELLGHVPLFADPTFAQFSQEIGLASLGAPDEYIERLATVYWFTVEFGLCKQGSEIKAYGAGLLSSFGELQYCLTDKPKIQPFDPAKTSLQKYPITEFQPIYFVAESFDDAKERVRKFADTIPRPFSVRYNAYTQSIEVLDNTQQLRNLADNISGEIGILCNALRKME